Below is a genomic region from Diabrotica undecimpunctata isolate CICGRU chromosome 7, icDiaUnde3, whole genome shotgun sequence.
gctagttttcgttctacagggagattcattaatatgtttttatattatttttatgtatatattgaaaactattcaaccgatttaagtgaaatttggtatcttgctattatttagtatgcttaataagaaaatgatattagttttaccattgacactaggtggcgccacctactgtaacattcgttcattaatggggccataatttttttgtccgccctgtataaacattctaggaaaaaaacatgaaataacattcaattctacacaaaaaaggtattcttgtttcaaatcaaaaaagtacaccgttttcgaaataaacgtattttgtttttCGCAAAACAAGCAGGTACCTATGTAGGTATGCTGTGAACTTAATGGTAAAGTCAAGACGTAAGTAcgaatttgtttactatttgttgtcaaagtgcagtgcgagtctattattaaaaaagaatatgtgtgtactttgtacgcaggtaagaagttacacttctattatatgacttcaacgaaattaatatattttaaacagtttatttgtgttttatttaaatattaaactaattttaatacttactaAGAATacctttttgtgtagaattgaatgttatttcatgtttttttcctagaatgtttatacagggcgggaaaaagaattatggccccattaatgaaccaatgttatagtaggtggcgccacctagtgtcattggtaaaactaatatcattttcatattaagcatactaaataatagcaagataccaaattttacttaaatcggttgaatagttttcaatatatccctaaaaataatataaaaaaatattaatgaatcaccctgtagaacgaaacctagcaacattttgcctaagcaatttgagctcaaacgctttattttgatgtcagctatcacccattagctaatgtccaattaattatgggacaccctgtatagggtgtccagaaactctcctgaaaAAGGAAGACCGGGGATTCCTCAGTTAATTTTAAGACAATTGAACCTAATTctcctagtccgaaaatgcttcctaagggagctagagctcctTGAAGATGGCGCCTATTAGTTTTTTTTcatacctccagaacgcttctagttagaaaaacgaaaactggtacgattatttatcatcTAGAGTGGAATCGATTACATTAATTGCAAATTTCTAGTTCCGGTCATAGGCATCCGTTTTAGGTAgatcaacggttattttaacgcataactttacTCTTATCTTAAGtcggtaggatacaccgttttctagaaaaatcgatttgaaaatttttctttttttcgtcGTGAAAGGtaaattaataggtaccttaattaattttataaattatcttttggTTCAATAAATGCGGCATACAATTCTTAAAAAAAGTTtgggaaaagaagcaaaaaatcaaattgaaacaaaaacaaaacaaaaaacaaactaaGGTAAGTGCGCCAAATATTGCCATGCTCCTAATATTGCCACTCtccataaatttattaatttgtccCTTGAATCACAGATGGTCATGTAAGCTCAAATATCGAATTAAAACAACCACTCTAAAAACGTTATAGGTGGAACCAGTTAGTATTGGTGTTCACGGCAAAGCAGCGTGTATTTTGTGCGATTTGTTTATAAAAACGTGGGAAAATTCTAATGATTGTTATAAGCTAGCTAATATCGACTATAGAAGGGTGAGAACGTTATCAGGTAGGTACATTCAAGTATTTTATTACTCCATATTGTGtgtaattaatataaaagaataaaacataAATCGCCATTTTTGTTCCGCAGTAGTAATGATCCTAATATTGCCACATGAGATAGTTCCTAATATTGCCATGGCAATATTTGGAACCTAACatgaaaatttactttttattaataaaaactttcttttcaacagaatgccgaatagaaaGAGAGCCCTGTGGTCTAAGGCGAATCTCGTTGCAGCGTTAGAAGTAATAAGAGCTGGAAGCAGTATAACCCAAGCTTCATTACGATATGAAATACCTCGAACAACACTTGTACTACATTATCGCAGCCAAAATTCGGTTAAACGACTTGGAAGGAAAAGTATTTTAAGTTTTGAACAAGAAAGGGACCTAGTTCGCAGAATTCATAAACTAGCAGAGGTGGGCATGCCAATAACTAGTAAAATAGTAAGAAGAAGTGTATTTTCGTATGCGAAGATAATGAAGATTCCTGATCCTTTTTCTGATACATCTAAATTAGCAGGTAGGAAATGGCTGAAAATATTCTTTGCAAGACATCCCGATGTGGCTAGAAGGAAGGCTCAGCAAATGAATCCAGCAAGAGCACAGAAAATGAATCCATTTATCGTAAAGGATTATTTTAAGAAATTGGAGGAAGTATTCATTAAATTGGAATTGTTTGATAAACCTGGAAACGTGTACAATATGGACGAGAAAGGTTGCCGTCTAACGATCCATAAACAGCAAACCGTATTGGCCAAGAAAGGTGCTAAACGTATCCACTTGACAGCGCGTGAACACGGTGAAAATATTAGTATTGTGGGTTGTGGAAATACCCTGGGGCAAGCCATCCCACCGTTCATTCCTTTCAAAGGGAAGAGATTGAAGCCTGAATGGAATGATCATCTACCACTAGGATCAACTGTAATGATAACACAGAAAGGGAGCATGACAAATGAGACGTTTATTTCATGGCTGGGACATTTTGCAAAGTATAAGAATACAGGCCCATTCTCCCGATATTCGATGGTGCAAAATCGTATCTGGACATAAGTATTGTTGAAAGTGCAGAAAATTATGGTGTTACTTTATTTTTTCTTCCAAGTAACACCACGCATGAACTGCAGCCTATGGATAAAGCTGTCTTTAAAAGTTATAAGTCTTTTTGGGATCAgaagattttaaattttttgataacTCAACCTGGGAAAAATTTAACCAAAATGCGATTTGGTGAAATATTTAGTAAAGTTTGGTTAAAAGCGATGATACCAGCTAACATCATCTCTGGGTTCAAAGCAACTGGAATATTTCCTTTTAACCCAGACATCATACCTGAATCAGCATTTGCACCCAGTCTTATAAcgcatattgaagaaaatgtaTTAGAATCACTAGACGTCGACGATAACAATGTAAATAAGCCATCAACTACTACAGTTGATGAAAACGGTCCTGCATAAGTggaataagtaataaaaaaatcaacaaaacgtCTTCGTTTATATAGCGAGTCGTCTCATTCTAAATCAGATTTCAGTGTTCATGATAGTACATCTGATGATATAAACAGCGAAGATTACGATGGAAtgaaactgaaacaaaagaacaagtatcaaaagTAGATTGTTACAAAAGATGCTTATGTTAATGACCATTAGTCTCTATGCATAAATTTGCCCATTTGCTTAGAGAACGccgaattcttgcaaaaattccaaagttatttctaaattcgttgcaagCATCCTGTATCCTTAGCTACCGCTGTGCACAATTTTGTATCGGAACGGAATAAacaatggcttttatgtatccccaaacacaataatcgcaaggattAAACTCCTGcgaattttcaaatcgattttccTAAAAAACGGTGTATCCTATTGTTCACGCCTCTAAccaattcaagtttattttatacatttttacaacccggcaacatagtagcgtaggaagatattatgccatatgtgaagataaggcgagtcccttaagacaccccaaagacgacagcactcaaatacgagacgcgatcggtgatacagcattcagagcgagcggacataatacttaataagcgtttatatattcatgtattgtgtaatttaaaataaagtcagttttgttttcgcacggagtttaattattaaccagcggcacaagcgaagtgcatatcaagcaaatccatggtccttcgagccggatcatgttcacgcctctatccaattcaagtttattttatacatttttacaacccggcaacatagtagcgtaggaagatattatgccatatgtgaagataaggcgagtcccttaagaCACCTCAAAGACGacagcactcaaatacgagacgcgatcggtgatacagcattcagagcgagcggacataatacttaataagcgtttatatattcatgtattgtgtaattcaaaataaagtcagttttgttttcgcacggagtttgattattaaccagcggcacaagcgaagtgcatatcaagcaaagaCACCTATCGACTTAAGAGTAAGaataccttttagtactagaatatctgaaaatttaataatctagtatcacgaatacttaaaagttaaagacaaaaaagttatgcgttaaaataaccgttggtcTACCAAAAATGAACGCCTATGACTAGGGGAATTGGGTTAAGTTGTCTTAAAATTATGTGAGGAATCTCCTGTCTTCGTTTCTCAGGAAAGTTTCTAGACACCCTGTATGTCATAGTCAAACCTCGAAGCTCCAGAGCTCCTAGGTTTCACCTAGGTCAATCCTCAGGTCTGATTTAAGTTCTTAGTAAAAACCCAAACAAATGATATTTTTCGGTCTTTGACAAAATAATTTTCGTCAAACGTAGGAGAGACTAATTTAATCAGGCAAACGTCGAAAATTAATTTCATGAAATCGGGGTTTGACCAGTCAAACTCCAATCAGGTAAGAAAATTCAAAATTTGTTAGGTAAAGTTTAATAAAAcggcattttttaattttaatctcgtatttaaaataaaaaattctgtCGTAATTAAAATTAGTCTTGGAAAAATTTCTCACATGGTGAGGCATTATGACATTTAGAATTGGACAATACGTTAGATCTTTTACAATTATATAATTTTGAAGAGCATTTTTTATTGCAGTAGCATTTTATAAAGCCCTGTTCCCCAAATTCAAAATCTGTTGCATTGACTTCTTTTATAGACAGCTGAACATCGGGCACATATTCGAAATTAAGAAAATTCTCTTggcattcttttatttttatttgattccTCGAAAAAACTGTGTTTATTGTTCCTTATTTCGTCCCAACTCTGTATAAACCGTCAACTGTTTTATCTTGTATGATACTGATATTGATGTTCAATTGcctcttctttatttatttttatattttctgccTGTGCACAACGCATTCAAGCAACTTTACTTTACTTTCGAAGCTTTACAGTCTGCACCAAGTGTGCTATCAGAGCACACAACATGAATAAACTGATTACAAATTATGCACGTGTGTGCGTCTGAGCTCTCTTTTTGACAAATACAACAAACTACATCTGAGAAAGTAATCTCAAGTCATAAAGAAGTTTCTTCCTCTTTTAGTGGCGACGGTCCAAGTGCTTTGTCAGTAAGGTGATCCTTAGTTTTTTCTCCCATTGAACTATCTTTTTTTCGAAGTATCGAGACATTACAAGAGAACAtgaataaatttgtttaaacatgttACAGGCACAGTACAGATCGACGTTTGACCAAGTCTGTTAGTTGCTTCTAGAATCATCTAGGCGAAACACGAAATATATTGATTTTCCTTCAACATTTGACTGAAAAGTTAGGAACTTTTAGGTTTAAATAAAAGCAGCTAAGAATGGAATTTATTTCAGGGTTTGCCGAAATGCTTTGACCAAACCTACAATAAACTAGTCATACCGAGAAGAGACTGCATATCGACTTTTATACTCTAATAATATATACGTGATGATCGGTGTGCAAATGACTAATATACAATTAGTCATTTGCGATAAATAACGGGCTATTACAAACATTTATCTTTGAAAGCGATACGAGTTTCAACGGGCGATATATCTCCAGAGTCTCCTTGGTGAAATGATACTTTATATTTACCCTGGACAAAATAAAAGTTCCCAAACATACACCCAAAACAGTGATAAATAAATGCCCCAGTTCGATGGGGCTAAAAGCTTCATTGACTTCTTTTGtgaaactaaaataaataatttttgtattaaaaatagcACCAGGCAAAGAACTAACATATATTTATAAAGACAATAGGTAAATATAAACATTTGTGTAGCTGGATCACCGCAGGTAGGTCACTGTAGCTTACTTTAGATGTTAATGTAGACCACTGTAGGTCTAGTTATCATTAAGGAAGGGCGCTACTTCCTCAATGGATAGAGGTCTTTAGACCAGCTATGGTAGATATTACGGACATGTACAAATAAACCTTAGCCGAATCAATTAAGTATATAACATTGGGCTATAGCAAAAGCATTACAAAGTACGCTGTTATAATGGTTTCTAGCAACTTTGACATCAAATACTCGCGGGAGTATAATAAGCTGATTGGAAGAAAACCAATTATCTGGCGTTACAATAATATTGATACCAATGATGGGTTCAACGAGAAATATGATAGATTGTGATAATGTGGATAATTTCTTGTATTTGTCAAAAACATCTATTCGATCGGAgcctttcatatatatatatatatatatatatatatatatatatatatatatatatatatatatatatatatatatatatatatatatatatatatatatattattgtgatatttagagtcttggtgcgccaagcaataattagctaattaatttttttgattaattaaaattatttaaatgatatgattctgactctatcacaatttttaattcttgtatctcagggttaaattcgtgcttcaatatctatgctattacatgtgaaaggtaaggtccagagaataccggaataataaaaaacacatatgatctaacactatatattgaaataaaaataatgaaataatttacactccaaagttttcaataaacaaatctcatataaggattctcaaaattttgttctccgtacgtgaacaatcaaaaattaatggtacaaacaatattaattgaaatctcaaaatcccaaactattctaactctcctaatccaaatatttatatcctttctaaattacgtgtaaaaattgtgttatcaataaaagaaaaacctgcagaaaacaaaaatatctctctctgatgatgagtggtccaaatccttgttccttgttgactgtattatctcctctcaaccgctccctatgtaatcagcaatcttacaacagattgttgcaagtatatcgtccttaatgatctccttcaaaagcacaaatcattcaaattatgatagcctttctcctctcgatacactgaatctctcgttggcccgagtgataaaatgactcttggaatatcttctctttacgataaactgaatctctcgttggcctgaacagtgactcttggaatataagtagaaaaatatgacttacaatatttggctGCTATAGCCTCTGTCAGATatactaactccacaaaaactcactaacattcaacactactgcttgctacttcttcggaatcgccagagaacaaacaatgttcttctcaaagacttggaaaccaactgcctatattttctctcttctcaatctagctaaactttccttatcccacctttttcaatctccgccaatcaaaactcgtcacaattccccattttttcatttcgataacaaacaaatttttacctataattataaaatttcctaaaacttatttacaaatattattttctataattcttaaaactaacaaaaacctctttctaaaatatcttctattgtctttaatcactacactaatgtatttgtaaaaacccgtttcaatttgtcttttgtttcacttaaacttatgcgggtcaactgaagtattacaaagaaataatttatgtaaagcttactttttgtttagtacagataatccaagaatttaataacttttcttcttagaaatgtttgttggttatactttctgaattattttaattttttgttgaactttgaaatattttaaacaaaccaatattttcttgattttacatatcataacaatatatatatatatatatatatatatatatatatatacatatatgtatatatatatatatatatatacatatatgtatatatatatatatatatatatatatatatatatattattgtgtttcattttatcaatcaaaggtagctaaaatttttattttgttatagaacgcgggcacataaagttgcaacgccctgtacatcgatttgtaaatatttgttataagttatatttaggggtttgcttcactgatactaatgaccagacaagagaaatcaagaggcgaatagagataacgagacaatcgtttgtcaaaatgaaaaagttcctatgcaaccggaacataaatataaacttaagaacgagaatgttaaggtgctatgttttctccgttctgctgtatggcatggaagcctggacactgaaaaagataaacatcaaaaacattgaggcattcgagatgtggtgttacaggagaatgtgaaaaataccatggacagaaagagtaacaaatcaagatgttctgcgaTAGTGACGATATTCTGCGATGCCCtagagacgatacacaccaagtACTCAGCACATGAGTGGCTCCACATCTACTGCGATAAATCCTCGATACCGGACTCGGGAAGAACAGGAGCAGGATATGTCTCAACGTTCTTCAAAGGCTCTATAGCTGTGGGTGCCCCTCTCACCAACTACGACGGCGAAATTGCTGCTATACACGAAGCTGCAAAAAATCTTGAGAATTTCCAACACCCCCAAAAAGTTGCCTTCTTCATCGACTGCCAAGCCGCAATCCTCACCCTGTCGACAAATCGATACACCGactgtgccaaaacaatatcttgccgcgtccaactatcgaacttgatggaaaacgggtggctgattactctacaatggatccctagtcatgtcggtgttaaaggaaatgaagcggcggatgaacttgcaaaagaaggcactactcttccacagccccctagcttccaatcgtacacatcagcaaagtccaccattagaagaggaatcaaagcgaagataaaagagcagcaaatacaagccAATGCTGGAAAATCTTGAgcccacctaatagagtcaccaatTCCTCGCAACTTGCTGAGACCCATTGGTGTAGCTGTGTTCTgaacaactacggggcatgactacctggcctcccatctacatcgcatcggcgtccgcgaaaatgacggctgtccactatgtgatcagccccagatggatgctgctcaccttccagagtgcccagccctgaaaacagacccacccgaggaggatgaagatcgcctacgagaaacggctcgtctatactggtcagcgcgccaccaaatggctaacatgTCAAGGGTGGGTgttggctagtaagtaagtaagtaaggaATATCTgcgccacataatgagaggagaaaagtactctctgcttagactcataatccaaggaaaaatctcgggaaagagaaatgtgggacgtaggaggatttcctggttgcgaaatttaagggagtggtatgggtgcagttcaatacagttattcagtgctgcagccaacaaagtaaagattgctgtgatggtagccaacctccgataggagacggtactgcaagaagaagaagttataagttagttttaagcagtgggtttatccataatgagttttaccctgaaggactgaaaaacattagtaaatagctaaatgtgaatagacaattgtttcccggtatCTGTAGgtgttatattttaaaagcctttggttttgtttcgctggaaaggccaaagccaccatttagttattgtatttagaaagtataagataaaaccgttatcattttcaaagaaagttgcttagaagcgatgcttgggtttttctgatgtaaaataagaggagggatataggaattttctgattggttagcgagttGGAATGGGGATGAAAGAGAGTGAATATTTTGAAagtagaaaagattattatgtgatggtcatccgaaagaagcagttgaagttttgtgtagtcagttaagaagcaactgccagtggtgttaatagttagaagtaggtggctgaaaggtggaacgagaAATAGGTCAAAGTTGAGAACTAAAATACCTCcttgattctataaagtccaagtgagtaagtcacaagaactataactaataaaaatatttgcgacaccaagtaaaaaaaGTCTCAGGAGATTGTTGgtatatgaaagagaggagagaattttggagtttgttgaacgaatactggtaaaagaggcctgctcgtgttttacagaaagagttgctggtatgctgacaggttgatacttagaacggagaaggctttgattggtagcctaacataatcaacaagggGGAGCTGTTTTGATCGAAAGGAAACAACGTCGTGGGTGAATTAAAAGGTCAGACAATAATTATTGTGACAGAATTGTTTTTAAGATtaaaaattatcgctattttaaaacaccataatttttataaaagttttttttaagaaaaattaattaaagttttctgattcacattgcaaattttttttttttttttcgtggaATTTATGGCTTTGGCGAgaaccaattagccagactatgtTAGATTGAATCATTAATTTCTGTAAAATGTTTCATAGTATCAGAATTGcaaatatcatatagtttttttaacgtcaaaggataattattaatattgcttaataaatttaaaaattttctttttatactattcagaattttattttttttttgagtacaaaaacatatgaacaaagattccaatatttcaaaattttcataggaagtgtaattattttaccaatatccaaatttcttgtttataatgttttatcaatgttataaaaaaacaaaccGATATATATTTGGTATATTAGAATTGTTTTATGTGGTACAATTTTCATTGGGACAGTTAAGCTCatggaatttatttgataaattttcttattatttcttttgataataaaagatatttgtatttgtttatttatgttatttctatttatttccttttcctattttatcccgataaggaacaactaagagatactggaagccacgagaaaagataagtataacctaagctgatttatttttttgtataataaaatggcaccctgagattgtttttttatgtatgatttgctacacttagaatatatatatatatatatatatatatatatatatatatatatatatatatatatatatatatatatatatatatatatatatatatatatatatatatatatattaaataattaattaaagtaattaaataaataaaaagttaatataaatcgCTAGACTTATTGGATGTACTGGGTTAATCCGGTTGGCTGGCCATTATGTGACTTACAGCCGTCGCTCACAGATGGCGGGCATGGTCTTTAATTTGTGACTGGGTTCTGCTAAGAATGTATTCAAAATTGTTCTTCCATACAATttttttgcattatttatttatttatttaaattacaaactaaaaatgtattcttgaattatatttttagtttaaaagtgttgtttttgtccCAAACACATCAGAAAGCTTATTTTCATATTCTTTTGATTAATTACTTATTGTAATGAACtaagtataaaataatatatcACCTCGACaacatgttttgtttatttaaatagtataaagtatacatattttacaatacaaACTTTTGAAGTATCATTAATACTTGACCCTTTTTGTGAAGTTACAATAGTACCTATATATTAAATTAGAATTGTTTTTTGATAGGTTTTACAAGCAAAAGAatgttaaaacaaaacaaatccaCAACACTGTGATGTTTTAATACAAATAATCAACCTACAGTGAACTCAATTGTCAATATTAAACTAATTAAACAAGTTTTTGCTTATTTACTTTTATAAACGCGTTAATATACGTCTACAAGCGTggcgcttatatatatatatatatatatatatatatatatatatatatatatatatatatatatatatatatatatatatatatatatatatatatatatatatatatatatatatgaagcgTGCATTTCCATAACGTAGTAAGTgccaaattataaatttttcaggaggagtaaaaaacagttttttatcgaacatgtttatttcttataatgtAACATACTGAAAAAGGATTAGTTTAAAGGTATTATATAATACAAACATACCGCaaagaaacaataaacaaagcttacttaaaaaaaaattcaaaaatctgTCTAAGGTCAAAACGTTGTAAGTGCCATCAGGTTTGCAAGTCAAAACGTTTTAAGTGCCAGATTTTTAACCGTTGTTTCCTACAGTAGAAACTTGCCCTGGTTGacctaatttttctttaaaatacttctTGGCATCATCGTGAAGATAAGGGAGCATTTTTTCAATATCTGTTCTTTTTTTCTCTGGGATACCAAAGTGAGTTCTAGTTTTTTGAAGGTCTatgattttaaagtcttctaatgTAACTCCAGATTTGAGTACATTGGTCTCACTCCATCCAGCGAGCTCACTATGTCCTTTAGCCACCATCACCGTACCAAATTTCTCTCTTGTAAGACGAAGCTGCGTAGCTGTTGAAATTCCTAACTTCTTTGTGTTCAGTTTATCACAGGCAACGGTTTTGAAATCATAAAAGTCCTTAACC
It encodes:
- the LOC140446336 gene encoding uncharacterized protein, coding for MPNRKRALWSKANLVAALEVIRAGSSITQASLRYEIPRTTLVLHYRSQNSVKRLGRKSILSFEQERDLVRRIHKLAEVGMPITSKIVRRSVFSYAKIMKIPDPFSDTSKLAGRKWLKIFFARHPDVARRKAQQMNPARAQKMNPFIVKDYFKKLEEVFIKLELFDKPGNVYNMDEKGCRLTIHKQQTVLAKKGAKRIHLTAREHGENISIVGCGNTLGQAIPPFIPFKGKRLKPEWNDHLPLGSTVMITQKGSMTNETFISWLGHFAKYKNTGPFSRYSMVQNRIWT